In the genome of Leptospira noumeaensis, one region contains:
- a CDS encoding MarR family EPS-associated transcriptional regulator, translated as MKESFQYHDHHLKLLQLLEENPHLSQRDASDVLGLSLGKVNYILKAFLDKGLIKMNNFRNNKNKLSYTYLLTPQGIEEKARITLHFYEIKKREYEALKAEVEKLGEIAEELT; from the coding sequence ATGAAAGAATCCTTCCAATACCATGACCACCACCTCAAGTTATTACAATTGCTTGAGGAGAATCCTCATTTATCCCAGAGGGACGCATCAGACGTCTTGGGTCTTAGTTTGGGTAAGGTGAACTATATTTTGAAAGCCTTTTTGGATAAGGGCCTCATCAAAATGAATAACTTTCGAAATAATAAAAATAAACTTTCTTACACCTATCTACTAACTCCTCAAGGAATTGAAGAGAAGGCTAGAATCACCTTACATTTTTATGAAATCAAAAAACGAGAATACGAGGCCCTAAAAGCCGAAGTAGAAAAGTTAGGTGAAATTGCGGAAGAATTAACCTGA
- a CDS encoding GDP-L-fucose synthase family protein — translation MNQSSKIYVAGHRGLVGSALVKVLNQLGYKNVIGRSHSEMDLANQSMVLDYFAKEKPEYVFLAAAKVGGIHANNTYPAEFIFSNLQIQNNIIDASYRYGVKKLCFLGSSCIYPKFAKQPMEEGQLLDGKLEPTNEPYAVAKIAGIVMCQSYNRQYNTNYISVMPTNLYGPGDNYHPENSHVLPALIRRFHEAKVNKLPEVVIWGTGNPLREFLYSEDMARACVFLMQNYDVSGDPKGGEHVNVGSGIEVSIKELAETVKAVVGYPGDLTFDLTKPDGTPRKLLDVSKLHRMGWKHQVELRAGVALAYEDFLQKQN, via the coding sequence ATGAATCAATCTTCAAAGATCTATGTTGCCGGTCACCGGGGACTAGTTGGTTCTGCTTTAGTAAAAGTTTTAAACCAATTAGGGTATAAAAATGTAATTGGCAGATCCCATTCTGAAATGGATTTAGCAAACCAATCTATGGTTTTGGATTATTTCGCTAAGGAAAAACCTGAATATGTTTTCCTGGCTGCCGCTAAAGTCGGTGGGATCCATGCAAATAATACTTATCCGGCTGAATTTATTTTTTCTAATCTGCAAATTCAAAATAATATCATTGATGCATCCTACCGCTACGGTGTGAAAAAATTATGTTTTTTAGGATCTTCTTGTATTTATCCAAAATTTGCAAAACAACCCATGGAAGAAGGTCAGTTGTTGGATGGTAAACTAGAGCCAACAAATGAACCTTATGCGGTTGCAAAAATTGCCGGTATTGTGATGTGTCAATCGTACAATCGTCAATATAATACTAATTATATATCTGTTATGCCAACAAATTTATATGGACCGGGTGATAACTACCATCCTGAAAATTCCCATGTATTGCCAGCTCTCATTCGTCGTTTTCATGAAGCAAAGGTCAACAAATTACCTGAAGTAGTGATTTGGGGAACTGGAAATCCGCTAAGAGAATTTTTATACTCAGAAGATATGGCAAGAGCCTGTGTTTTCTTAATGCAAAACTATGATGTGTCAGGTGACCCGAAAGGTGGCGAACATGTCAACGTAGGATCCGGAATCGAAGTGAGTATTAAGGAACTTGCAGAAACGGTAAAGGCGGTTGTCGGTTATCCGGGAGATTTAACTTTTGATCTAACAAAACCAGATGGAACACCTAGAAAATTATTAGATGTTTCTAAATTACACCGAATGGGTTGGAAACACCAAGTGGAGCTAAGGGCTGGAGTGGCTTTGGCTTATGAAGATTTTTTACAAAAACAAAATTGA